A stretch of the Amycolatopsis sp. BJA-103 genome encodes the following:
- a CDS encoding heme-degrading domain-containing protein, translating to MSDDTLAVLAAQEERLVFSRFDNETALKLGIHLLTAARDRALPVTVSVRRGGQRLFHAALPGTSADNDAWIDRKSRVVDRYGHSSFLVGERFRAKGTTFEADSRLDPDLYAAHGGVFPVIVDGVGPVGTVGVSGLPQADDHAFVVEQLEVFLAALS from the coding sequence ATGAGCGATGACACCCTGGCCGTCCTGGCCGCGCAGGAGGAGCGCCTGGTCTTCAGCCGGTTCGACAACGAGACCGCACTGAAGCTGGGCATCCACCTGCTCACGGCGGCGCGGGACCGCGCCCTCCCGGTGACGGTCTCCGTCCGCCGCGGCGGACAGCGGCTGTTCCACGCGGCGTTGCCGGGCACCTCGGCCGACAACGACGCGTGGATCGACCGCAAGAGCCGCGTCGTCGACCGCTACGGGCACAGCTCGTTCCTCGTCGGCGAGCGGTTCCGCGCGAAGGGCACGACGTTCGAGGCCGACTCGCGCCTCGACCCGGACCTGTACGCCGCGCACGGCGGCGTCTTCCCGGTGATCGTCGACGGCGTGGGCCCCGTGGGCACGGTGGGCGTCTCGGGACTGCCTCAGGCCGACGACCACGCGTTCGTCGTCGAGCAACTGGAAGTCTTCCTCGCCGCACTGTCCTAA
- a CDS encoding fatty acid desaturase family protein: MTSTQTRQGSDFAELSKLVIDAGLLKRRRVYYAVKISLNLLAFAGGWVAFAHLGDSWWQLFLAAFFAMMFTQLSFIGHDAGHKQIFRGRKANDVTGFVHGGLTGLSYGWWIGTHTRHHANPNHEDEDPDVNLAALIFTKAQGTERRGFLRWMAKYQAFLFFPLLLLEGLNLHASSVTAMFQRGFKRRKLEAALMLAHVAAYLTAVFVVLSPGVGFVFIAVHQGLWGVYMGCSFAPNHKGMPTLSAGHKLDFLRKQVLTSRNVRGGPVVDFALGGLNYQIEHHLFPSMARPNLKHAQVIVREFCEKHGIDYAQCGWAASYGYVLKHLHEVGAPLRAPATAVAR, from the coding sequence ATGACCTCCACACAGACGAGGCAGGGCAGCGACTTCGCCGAACTGTCCAAATTGGTCATCGACGCCGGCCTGCTCAAACGCAGGCGCGTGTACTACGCGGTGAAGATCTCCTTGAACCTCCTCGCTTTCGCGGGCGGCTGGGTCGCGTTCGCGCACTTGGGCGACTCGTGGTGGCAGCTGTTCCTCGCCGCGTTCTTCGCGATGATGTTCACGCAGCTGTCCTTCATCGGCCACGACGCGGGACACAAGCAGATCTTCCGCGGCCGCAAGGCGAACGACGTCACCGGATTCGTCCACGGCGGACTGACCGGGCTCAGCTACGGCTGGTGGATCGGCACGCACACCCGTCACCACGCCAACCCGAACCACGAGGACGAGGATCCGGACGTCAACCTCGCCGCGCTCATCTTCACCAAGGCGCAGGGCACCGAGCGGCGTGGTTTCCTGCGCTGGATGGCGAAATACCAGGCGTTCCTGTTCTTCCCGCTGCTGTTGCTGGAAGGCCTGAACCTGCACGCGTCGAGCGTGACCGCGATGTTCCAGCGCGGCTTCAAACGCCGGAAGCTCGAAGCGGCGCTGATGCTCGCCCACGTCGCCGCGTACCTGACAGCCGTGTTCGTGGTCCTCTCGCCCGGTGTCGGCTTCGTCTTCATCGCCGTGCACCAAGGCCTCTGGGGTGTGTACATGGGCTGCTCGTTCGCCCCGAACCACAAGGGCATGCCGACGCTGTCGGCCGGTCACAAGCTCGACTTCCTGCGCAAGCAGGTGCTCACCTCGCGCAACGTGCGCGGCGGGCCGGTGGTGGACTTCGCCCTCGGCGGGCTCAACTACCAGATCGAGCACCACCTGTTCCCGAGCATGGCGCGGCCGAACCTCAAGCACGCGCAGGTGATCGTGCGGGAGTTCTGCGAGAAGCACGGCATCGACTACGCGCAATGCGGCTGGGCCGCGTCCTACGGGTACGTCCTCAAACATCTGCACGAGGTCGGCGCCCCGTTGCGCGCCCCGGCGACGGCGGTCGCGCGATGA
- a CDS encoding RGCVC family protein, with product MTASRSLGVVEEPAADDRCPNCPHPMSAHDAIARRFCTATAAGGFSRGCTCATKPETTE from the coding sequence ATGACCGCCTCCCGCTCCCTCGGCGTCGTGGAGGAACCCGCCGCCGACGACCGCTGCCCGAACTGCCCGCATCCGATGTCCGCGCACGACGCGATCGCCCGGCGCTTCTGCACCGCGACCGCGGCCGGCGGCTTCAGCCGCGGTTGCACCTGCGCCACGAAACCCGAAACAACCGAATAG
- a CDS encoding DUF6307 family protein, with the protein MNADTVPVSRYEIRVDTVKKIVNEHTELDNEAAFSLAVHMVRALDTVPEPVR; encoded by the coding sequence ATGAACGCCGACACCGTCCCCGTCTCCCGCTACGAGATCCGGGTCGACACCGTGAAGAAGATCGTCAACGAGCACACCGAACTCGACAACGAGGCGGCGTTCTCACTGGCCGTGCACATGGTGCGGGCGCTCGACACCGTCCCGGAGCCGGTCCGCTGA
- the lysA gene encoding diaminopimelate decarboxylase: MTLSELLPSLGCEAADHLEPGVWPRSTKLGPGGELLFAGAPVSHLAARFGTPAYLLDEDEVRQNARAYRRALPDAEVAYASKALCTRAVLRWVAEEGLSLDTCSAGEIAVARSIGFPAERILLHGNAKTPEDLKAALSYGVRRIVVDSLDEIEQLGALATGAQQVLIRVTPDVAAGTHAAITTGTEGQKFGFSLREEVRDNLGRAVSAVLAQPGLRLAGLHCHIGSQVSRVDFYEQAARKMIGVLAGLRETHGVTLRELDLGGGHAVRYLPGDTGFDIDGYVRRLRVALAYECTSRAFPLPKLTIEPGRAIVGQAGITVYRVCAVKRGSRTFVAVDGGMSDNARPALYGAAYTARLIGRRSRAARRPMTVVGRHCESGDILADGLSLPDDVHPGDLLAVPCTGAYHHSLASNYNLVGRPPVVGVSNGAATLLVRRETEEDLLKRDLG, from the coding sequence GTGACGCTCAGCGAGCTCCTTCCCAGCCTCGGCTGCGAGGCCGCCGACCATCTCGAACCCGGCGTCTGGCCCCGGAGCACCAAGCTCGGACCGGGCGGGGAACTGTTGTTCGCCGGTGCGCCGGTGTCCCACCTCGCCGCGAGGTTCGGGACACCGGCGTATCTGCTCGACGAGGACGAGGTCCGGCAGAACGCCCGCGCGTACCGCCGGGCCCTTCCCGACGCCGAGGTGGCGTACGCGAGCAAGGCGCTGTGCACTCGCGCGGTCCTGCGCTGGGTCGCCGAGGAAGGACTTTCACTCGACACCTGCTCGGCGGGCGAGATCGCCGTCGCGCGGTCGATCGGTTTCCCCGCCGAGCGGATCCTGCTGCACGGCAACGCGAAAACCCCCGAAGACCTCAAGGCCGCGCTGTCCTACGGCGTCCGCCGGATCGTGGTGGACTCGCTCGACGAGATCGAGCAGCTCGGAGCGCTCGCCACCGGCGCGCAGCAGGTGCTGATCCGCGTGACACCCGACGTCGCCGCCGGCACGCACGCGGCGATCACCACCGGCACCGAAGGGCAGAAGTTCGGCTTCTCACTGCGCGAAGAGGTCCGCGACAACCTCGGACGAGCCGTCTCCGCCGTCCTCGCGCAGCCGGGGCTCCGCCTGGCCGGGCTGCACTGCCACATCGGTTCGCAGGTGTCGCGTGTGGACTTCTACGAACAGGCCGCCCGCAAGATGATCGGGGTGCTCGCCGGGCTCCGCGAGACCCACGGCGTCACCCTGCGGGAACTGGACCTCGGCGGCGGGCACGCCGTCCGCTATCTGCCGGGGGACACCGGTTTCGACATCGACGGTTATGTCCGGCGTCTGCGTGTCGCACTCGCCTACGAATGCACGTCGCGCGCCTTCCCTCTGCCGAAACTGACGATCGAACCCGGCCGCGCGATCGTCGGCCAGGCGGGCATCACCGTGTACCGGGTCTGCGCGGTGAAACGCGGTTCGCGCACGTTCGTCGCCGTCGACGGCGGGATGAGCGACAACGCGCGGCCCGCGCTCTACGGGGCGGCGTACACCGCACGCCTGATCGGCAGGCGCAGCCGCGCGGCCAGGCGGCCGATGACGGTGGTCGGGCGGCACTGCGAATCGGGCGACATCCTCGCCGACGGGCTCTCACTGCCCGACGACGTCCACCCCGGCGACCTGCTGGCCGTCCCGTGCACCGGGGCATACCACCACTCGCTCGCCTCGAATTACAACCTCGTCGGCAGGCCGCCGGTCGTCGGCGTCTCGAACGGCGCCGCGACCCTGCTCGTCCGGCGCGAAACCGAGGAAGACCTGCTGAAACGCGACCTCGGCTGA
- a CDS encoding Lrp/AsnC family transcriptional regulator produces MGDEPRAQMEQRTPRGLDNTDRTLIALLQVDGRASFTALAKAVGLSEGAVRQRVQRLLRDETMQIVAVTDPANVGLGRQAMVGIRVQGDPRAVSDQLSGLPDVHYVVLTAGSFDLLAEIACRDDEHLLSVLNDDIRPIPGVVSTETLIYLKLAKQTYAWGNLTR; encoded by the coding sequence ATGGGTGACGAACCACGCGCGCAGATGGAGCAGCGCACACCTAGAGGTTTGGACAATACCGATCGCACTCTGATCGCTCTACTGCAAGTCGACGGGCGGGCCTCGTTCACAGCGCTGGCCAAGGCCGTCGGACTGTCGGAGGGCGCCGTACGGCAGCGCGTCCAACGGCTGCTGCGGGACGAGACGATGCAGATCGTCGCGGTCACGGATCCGGCGAATGTCGGGCTCGGCCGTCAGGCGATGGTCGGGATCAGAGTCCAAGGCGATCCGCGAGCTGTTTCCGATCAGCTCTCCGGGTTGCCGGACGTCCATTACGTCGTGCTCACGGCCGGAAGCTTCGATCTGCTCGCCGAGATCGCCTGCCGGGACGACGAACACCTCTTGAGTGTGCTGAACGACGACATCCGGCCCATCCCGGGTGTCGTCAGCACCGAGACCCTGATCTACCTGAAACTCGCAAAACAGACATACGCCTGGGGCAACCTGACCCGGTAG
- the helR gene encoding RNA polymerase recycling motor ATPase HelR encodes MSNQGYDEELRSEREYIASLYERLDTERTRVGEAYAGALRGEGFVLSDREVSVSTKAREMARLKVADEGLCFGRLDALSGGRTYVGRVGLFDERNDYEPLVLDWRAPASRAFYCATGASPEGMARRRQFRTLGRKVLDFTDEVFGRPDPAGERGDVALLAAVNAPRGEGMRDIVATIQAEQDEIIRLDHAGVLVVEGGPGTGKTAVALHRVAYLLYTKRERMERRGVLVVGPSSGFLDHIGRVLPSLGETSAVFTTPGGLVPGLRTEREDPPPVQRLKGSLAILDVLEAAVRDRQELPSEPEPIELDDVTVPLDAEIAAAAREVARDSGLLHNEAKAVFEREVITALAARAVDRIGAGWLPVDDGNTRPEMLKNARRDLEGSVGLGTVLDRLWPVLTPQRLLAGLYASPERLRAAGADPALFREDAAAWTVSDVPLLDEAVELLGWDRTAERRAEERRQLAQKEYAERVLELIEVEEDHDDYEFALRPTDVLKAEDLAERFAKRDDRDLAERAAADREWTYGHVVVDEAQELSEMDWRVLMRRCPSRSFTVVGDLAQRRSPSGARSWDAMLSRYVADRWLYRKLTVNYRTPSEIMAVAASLLASFAPDVVPPESVRSCGVRPWARRLSEVDIEDAVAEFTREESGREGTSVVIGPPGVPGAIVPSAAKGLEYDAVLVVEPERILAEGPSGEAELYVALTRATQRLGVLYSGSLPKVLRGLESGRRTPDAYLRCV; translated from the coding sequence TTGTCAAATCAGGGGTACGACGAGGAATTGCGATCCGAACGGGAGTACATCGCGTCGCTCTACGAGCGGCTGGACACCGAACGTACGCGGGTGGGCGAAGCGTATGCCGGTGCCCTGCGGGGAGAAGGCTTCGTGCTGTCCGACCGGGAAGTCTCCGTCAGCACGAAAGCCCGCGAGATGGCCAGGCTGAAGGTCGCCGACGAGGGCCTTTGTTTCGGCCGTTTGGACGCCCTTTCGGGAGGGCGGACGTACGTCGGCCGGGTCGGCCTTTTCGACGAACGGAACGACTACGAACCTTTGGTGCTGGATTGGCGGGCACCGGCGTCGCGCGCGTTCTACTGCGCGACCGGCGCGTCCCCCGAAGGAATGGCGCGACGCCGTCAGTTCCGCACCCTCGGGCGTAAGGTCCTCGATTTCACCGACGAGGTCTTCGGGCGTCCGGATCCGGCGGGGGAACGGGGTGACGTCGCGCTGCTGGCCGCGGTCAACGCGCCGCGCGGCGAGGGGATGCGGGACATCGTCGCGACCATCCAGGCGGAGCAGGACGAGATCATCCGGCTGGACCACGCGGGCGTCCTCGTGGTGGAGGGCGGCCCCGGCACCGGCAAGACCGCGGTGGCGCTGCACCGCGTGGCGTACCTGCTCTACACGAAGCGGGAGCGCATGGAACGCCGCGGCGTGCTCGTCGTCGGGCCGAGCAGTGGCTTCCTCGACCACATCGGCCGAGTCCTGCCGTCGCTCGGCGAGACCAGTGCCGTCTTCACGACGCCGGGAGGCCTTGTCCCCGGCCTGCGCACCGAACGCGAGGACCCGCCGCCGGTGCAGCGGCTCAAGGGCTCGCTGGCGATCCTGGACGTGCTCGAGGCGGCGGTGCGGGACCGGCAGGAACTGCCCTCCGAACCGGAGCCGATCGAACTCGACGACGTCACCGTGCCGCTCGACGCCGAGATCGCGGCGGCCGCGCGCGAGGTGGCCAGGGACAGCGGCCTGCTGCACAACGAGGCGAAGGCCGTCTTCGAACGCGAGGTGATCACCGCGCTCGCGGCCCGCGCGGTCGATCGGATCGGGGCGGGCTGGCTGCCGGTGGACGACGGGAACACCCGCCCGGAGATGCTGAAGAACGCCCGGCGCGATCTGGAGGGCAGCGTGGGGCTCGGCACGGTGCTCGACCGTCTGTGGCCGGTGCTGACGCCGCAACGGCTGCTAGCCGGCCTCTACGCCTCGCCGGAGCGGTTGCGGGCGGCAGGGGCCGATCCGGCGCTGTTCCGCGAGGACGCGGCCGCGTGGACGGTGTCCGACGTGCCCCTGCTGGACGAGGCCGTCGAACTGCTCGGCTGGGACCGCACGGCCGAGCGGCGGGCGGAGGAGCGACGGCAGCTGGCGCAGAAGGAGTACGCAGAGCGGGTGCTGGAACTCATCGAGGTCGAAGAGGATCACGACGACTACGAGTTCGCGCTCCGGCCGACCGATGTGCTGAAGGCCGAGGATCTGGCGGAGCGGTTCGCGAAACGCGACGATCGGGATCTGGCCGAGCGCGCCGCCGCCGACCGGGAATGGACCTACGGGCACGTGGTCGTCGACGAGGCGCAAGAACTGTCCGAAATGGACTGGCGGGTTCTGATGCGGCGTTGCCCCAGCCGGTCTTTCACCGTGGTCGGGGATCTCGCGCAGCGCCGGTCGCCGTCCGGTGCGCGGTCGTGGGACGCGATGCTCTCCCGGTACGTCGCCGACCGCTGGCTGTACCGGAAGCTGACCGTCAACTACCGGACGCCGTCGGAGATCATGGCGGTGGCGGCTTCGCTGCTGGCGAGTTTCGCGCCCGACGTCGTTCCGCCGGAATCCGTGCGCTCGTGCGGCGTTCGGCCCTGGGCCCGTCGACTGTCCGAAGTGGACATCGAAGACGCCGTCGCGGAGTTCACCCGCGAGGAATCGGGGCGGGAGGGGACGTCCGTGGTCATCGGGCCGCCGGGTGTGCCGGGGGCGATCGTGCCGTCCGCGGCCAAGGGGCTGGAGTACGACGCCGTGCTGGTGGTGGAGCCGGAGCGGATCCTCGCGGAAGGCCCGAGTGGCGAGGCGGAACTGTACGTCGCGCTGACGCGGGCGACGCAGCGGCTCGGGGTGCTGTACAGCGGTTCGCTGCCGAAGGTCCTCCGCGGTCTCGAATCCGGACGGCGGACTCCGGACGCGTATCTGCGTTGCGTCTAG
- a CDS encoding LamG-like jellyroll fold domain-containing protein yields the protein MNDSSRRTFLRGAGLLGAGAAVSALPALGAPAASASFGHHGPDAEDACFTLAVLPDTQYLFDADRGDPAPLDATLRHVTGGDENIVFLAHLGDLTENGQQGEFDQISRSFQHLDRRRFPYSTLAGNHDIKSSTDDQRGRTPYLDAFGPQRQRGSRTFRGASPDGYNSHHVFRAGGREWLLLALDWRPSAGGLEWARSVLARNPRLPAILTIHELVWADEAGQAQLSEFGQKVWDELIDGNDQIFLTLNGHYWPPGRAVKRNKAGNDVHLHITNYQDRYYGGSAMIRLYRFDLTRNVIDVRTVSPWLADQAPRLNELQRQEIERTGPADYFSLEVDFDTRFAGFAPVPVPPARPAERQLIRGTVAYWRFEGRDGAPVDSVRDLSGRGNDLVRVTLPGSAASALRFSGEFSGRQPSRSSLRFDGGKKPARGAYLRTADSAPMNAEAFARGYTVEAFVKLPEDFKDGGHAWAAIFGRQGSGGKAGKTGDDPGEPAATLSLSDGAAFQWAVFPVNQNGISTCWGHELALKEWIHVAAVNDGRRTTLYVDGCPVLRNPKTTAAGIANPGGSWLIGAYAYDSIVEQAFHGWLGDVRVVGRALEPREFMLG from the coding sequence GTGAACGACTCCTCCAGACGGACCTTCCTGCGCGGCGCGGGCCTGCTCGGCGCCGGTGCGGCGGTGTCCGCGTTGCCCGCGCTCGGTGCCCCGGCGGCCTCCGCGTCCTTCGGCCATCACGGCCCGGACGCCGAAGACGCTTGCTTCACCCTCGCGGTCCTGCCCGACACCCAGTACCTCTTCGACGCCGACCGCGGTGACCCCGCGCCACTGGACGCCACGCTGCGCCACGTCACCGGCGGCGACGAGAACATCGTGTTCCTGGCGCATCTCGGCGACCTCACCGAGAACGGGCAGCAGGGCGAGTTCGACCAGATCAGCCGGTCTTTCCAGCATCTCGACCGCCGCCGGTTCCCGTACAGCACGCTCGCGGGCAACCACGACATCAAGTCCTCGACCGACGACCAGCGCGGCCGCACGCCGTACCTCGACGCGTTCGGCCCGCAGCGGCAACGCGGTTCACGGACCTTCCGCGGCGCGAGCCCGGACGGCTACAACAGCCACCACGTCTTCCGGGCCGGCGGGCGCGAGTGGCTGCTGCTCGCGCTCGACTGGCGGCCGTCGGCGGGCGGGCTGGAGTGGGCGCGGTCGGTGCTCGCGCGGAATCCGCGGCTTCCGGCGATCCTGACCATCCATGAATTGGTATGGGCCGACGAGGCGGGTCAGGCTCAGCTTTCCGAGTTCGGGCAGAAGGTCTGGGACGAGCTGATCGACGGGAACGACCAGATCTTCCTGACGCTCAACGGGCACTACTGGCCGCCGGGCCGCGCGGTGAAGCGCAACAAGGCGGGCAACGACGTCCATCTGCACATCACCAACTACCAGGACCGCTACTACGGCGGCAGCGCGATGATCCGGCTCTACCGGTTCGACCTCACGCGGAACGTGATCGACGTCCGCACGGTCTCGCCGTGGCTCGCCGACCAGGCGCCGCGGCTGAACGAGTTGCAGCGGCAGGAAATCGAACGCACCGGCCCGGCGGACTACTTCAGTCTGGAGGTCGATTTCGACACGAGGTTCGCCGGTTTCGCGCCGGTCCCGGTCCCGCCCGCGCGGCCCGCCGAACGGCAACTGATCCGCGGGACCGTGGCGTACTGGCGGTTCGAAGGCCGTGACGGCGCACCGGTCGACAGCGTCCGCGACCTGTCCGGCAGGGGCAACGACCTGGTCCGGGTGACTCTGCCCGGCAGTGCCGCGAGCGCGCTGCGGTTCTCCGGCGAGTTCTCCGGGCGGCAGCCGTCGAGGTCGAGCCTCCGGTTCGACGGCGGCAAGAAACCGGCTCGCGGGGCGTATCTGCGCACGGCGGACTCCGCGCCGATGAACGCGGAGGCGTTCGCGCGCGGCTACACCGTCGAAGCGTTCGTGAAGCTGCCCGAGGACTTCAAGGACGGCGGCCACGCGTGGGCCGCGATCTTCGGCAGGCAGGGTTCCGGCGGGAAGGCGGGGAAGACCGGCGACGATCCCGGCGAGCCCGCGGCCACACTGTCCCTTTCGGACGGTGCGGCGTTCCAGTGGGCGGTGTTCCCGGTGAACCAGAACGGGATCTCCACCTGCTGGGGCCACGAACTGGCGTTGAAGGAATGGATCCACGTCGCCGCCGTCAACGACGGCAGGCGGACGACGCTTTACGTCGACGGGTGTCCGGTGTTGCGGAATCCGAAGACGACGGCGGCGGGGATCGCGAATCCCGGCGGCTCCTGGCTGATCGGCGCCTACGCCTACGACTCGATCGTCGAGCAGGCGTTCCACGGCTGGCTGGGCGACGTCCGCGTGGTGGGGCGGGCGCTGGAACCCCGCGAGTTCATGCTCGGCTGA
- a CDS encoding DUF6328 family protein produces the protein MVEHTEETKNERLTRNVSELLQELRVAQAGVQILFGFLLTVVFTDEFHEASGFEKSVHLVAVLLTVCSTVLLTAPAAWHRLLFRTGNRERILTFGNRSVLVGLGCLAAAITTTVALIAKVVFGPIAMTILGVVTAVLFVVLWFVVPKLIDRNGD, from the coding sequence ATGGTCGAGCACACCGAAGAGACGAAGAACGAGCGCCTGACCCGCAACGTCAGTGAACTCCTGCAGGAGCTCCGGGTCGCTCAGGCCGGTGTCCAGATCCTCTTCGGGTTCCTGCTCACGGTGGTGTTCACCGACGAGTTCCACGAGGCGAGCGGATTCGAGAAGTCCGTTCACCTGGTGGCCGTCCTGCTCACGGTGTGCTCGACAGTGTTGCTGACGGCGCCGGCCGCGTGGCACCGGCTGCTGTTCCGGACCGGGAACCGTGAGCGGATCCTCACCTTCGGCAACCGGTCCGTCCTGGTCGGGCTCGGCTGCCTCGCGGCCGCGATCACCACGACCGTCGCGCTCATCGCCAAGGTCGTCTTCGGACCGATCGCGATGACGATCCTCGGCGTGGTGACGGCGGTGCTGTTCGTCGTCCTGTGGTTCGTCGTGCCGAAGCTGATCGACCGGAACGGCGACTGA
- a CDS encoding DMT family transporter: MSTSPPDRTWLVAVAAALWGTDGLLRLPLAEALPAATVVFWEHLLVVLVLSPLIPGAFRALRRVGPREWLAVLAIGGGSSALATAMFTAAFKLGDPVTPLVLQKLQPVFAVLAAYFVLRERVRPGYAFFAIPALLGAWLLAFKDPLNIQVAAAKAALLAIGAAALWAAGTVLGRMLSTELAPKEVTTLRFTVGLPVAAGIVAVQGGGFAVGWDNALGLVLLALVPGLLALSLYYVGLRSTPAARATLAELAFPVTAAVIGVSFLNAHLSGTQWFGLAVVVVSVTSLGWHEKVRRQPMVLEPPHGRAHRRDEERAPDPQRQ; the protein is encoded by the coding sequence GTGAGTACTAGTCCTCCGGATCGCACTTGGCTGGTCGCGGTCGCGGCCGCACTTTGGGGCACAGACGGACTTCTGCGGCTTCCGCTCGCCGAAGCGCTCCCCGCGGCCACCGTCGTCTTCTGGGAGCACTTGCTGGTGGTGCTCGTGTTGAGCCCTCTCATCCCGGGCGCCTTCCGCGCGCTGCGCCGGGTCGGACCGCGGGAGTGGCTGGCCGTGCTCGCCATCGGCGGCGGTTCTTCCGCGCTCGCGACGGCGATGTTCACCGCGGCCTTCAAACTGGGCGACCCCGTGACGCCGTTGGTGCTGCAGAAGCTTCAGCCGGTGTTCGCCGTTCTGGCGGCGTATTTCGTCCTCCGCGAGCGGGTCCGCCCCGGATACGCCTTCTTCGCGATCCCGGCGCTGCTGGGTGCGTGGCTGCTGGCGTTCAAGGATCCGCTGAACATCCAGGTCGCCGCCGCGAAGGCGGCGCTGCTGGCGATCGGCGCGGCGGCGTTGTGGGCGGCGGGAACGGTGCTCGGCAGGATGCTCTCCACCGAGCTGGCGCCGAAGGAGGTCACCACACTTCGCTTCACCGTCGGGCTCCCGGTCGCGGCGGGGATCGTGGCGGTCCAGGGCGGCGGGTTCGCGGTCGGCTGGGACAACGCGCTCGGCCTCGTCCTGCTCGCGCTGGTTCCCGGTCTGCTGGCGCTGAGCCTGTACTACGTGGGCCTGCGGTCGACTCCCGCCGCCAGGGCGACGTTGGCGGAGCTGGCTTTCCCTGTCACCGCGGCCGTTATCGGCGTATCGTTCCTGAACGCGCATTTGTCCGGTACGCAGTGGTTCGGCCTCGCCGTCGTGGTCGTATCGGTGACTTCGCTCGGCTGGCACGAAAAAGTCAGGCGTCAACCGATGGTCTTGGAGCCGCCGCATGGTCGAGCACACCGAAGAGACGAAGAACGAGCGCCTGACCCGCAACGTCAGTGA
- a CDS encoding superoxide dismutase, with protein MRPVPLVTLVLSAAALAFTSGAGPATAAAPGSRVHVITAKSGLTVYKPDLVPPGARAHVFGLTSKAYGTSTAVLVTGLLPNREYGAHAHTKPCGATGDLAGPHHQNVEDPVKPSVDPAYANPRNEIWLDLTTDAAGRGASVSKVDWTFDARRAKSIVIHETHTHTDPGHAGTAGARLACVTVDF; from the coding sequence ATGCGCCCTGTCCCCTTAGTCACCCTTGTCCTGTCCGCCGCCGCCTTGGCCTTCACCTCCGGCGCCGGGCCCGCCACCGCCGCCGCCCCCGGTTCCCGGGTGCACGTCATCACCGCCAAGAGCGGCCTCACGGTCTACAAACCGGACTTGGTCCCGCCCGGTGCCCGCGCGCACGTCTTCGGGTTGACCTCGAAGGCTTACGGCACCTCGACCGCGGTCCTCGTGACCGGCCTGCTGCCCAACCGGGAATACGGCGCGCACGCGCACACGAAACCGTGCGGTGCCACCGGAGACCTCGCGGGCCCGCACCACCAGAACGTCGAAGACCCGGTGAAGCCGTCGGTGGATCCCGCCTATGCCAACCCCCGCAACGAGATCTGGCTCGACCTCACCACCGACGCCGCCGGCCGCGGCGCCTCCGTGTCCAAAGTGGACTGGACTTTCGACGCCCGGCGGGCCAAGTCGATCGTGATCCACGAAACGCATACGCACACCGACCCGGGTCACGCCGGGACGGCGGGCGCACGGCTGGCGTGCGTGACGGTCGACTTCTAG
- a CDS encoding TIGR03667 family PPOX class F420-dependent oxidoreductase, with translation MTYQPDPRLAERAKESVAWLTTISPKGRPSPRPVWFVLDGEDIVIFSRPDTAKTRHIEANPEVSLHFNSDEHGGSILVIGGKAEILPDGVASEQPGFLGKYEKHYPALDYDTPKFDREYNVRIRIRPERTWGF, from the coding sequence ATGACCTACCAACCCGACCCGCGCCTCGCCGAGCGGGCGAAGGAGAGCGTCGCCTGGCTGACCACCATCAGCCCGAAGGGCAGGCCTTCGCCTCGCCCGGTGTGGTTCGTGCTCGACGGTGAAGACATCGTCATCTTCAGCCGGCCGGACACGGCGAAGACCCGGCACATCGAAGCCAACCCCGAGGTCAGCCTCCACTTCAACAGCGACGAGCACGGCGGCTCGATCCTGGTGATCGGCGGCAAGGCCGAGATCCTGCCGGACGGTGTCGCGTCGGAGCAGCCTGGCTTCCTCGGCAAGTACGAGAAGCACTACCCCGCGCTCGACTACGACACCCCGAAGTTCGACAGGGAGTACAACGTCCGGATCAGGATCCGGCCGGAGCGCACCTGGGGGTTTTAG